Proteins found in one Campylobacter lari genomic segment:
- a CDS encoding YfhL family 4Fe-4S dicluster ferredoxin, with translation MSLLITRECISCDACREECPDEAIYDNDPIYVIDPDLCTECVNEFSEPACIVACPVDCIIPDPDNVESIDELRLKHKNKDI, from the coding sequence ATGTCGCTTTTAATCACTAGAGAATGTATATCCTGTGATGCATGCAGGGAAGAATGTCCAGATGAGGCAATTTATGATAATGATCCAATCTATGTTATAGATCCTGATCTATGCACTGAATGTGTAAATGAATTTTCAGAACCAGCTTGTATAGTGGCCTGTCCGGTAGATTGCATCATACCCGATCCTGACAATGTAGAAAGCATTGACGAGCTTCGCTTGAAACATAAAAATAAAGATATTTAA
- the plsY gene encoding glycerol-3-phosphate 1-O-acyltransferase PlsY, with protein MENLIIYLLAYLVGAVPFGLLLAQIFAKTNIKNAGSKSIGATNVLRVVKESDPKLAKTLAIATIVLDALKGIVPILVAKFLGYDENILWTMAVLAVFGHCFSPYLKFEGGKGVATGAGVLAVFLPFEIISAVLAWLIIGKVFKISSLASLGALVVLITTSFIFHYDMPVINTHAPIFIIAFIVIYKHIPNILRLIGKQECKVI; from the coding sequence ATGGAAAATTTAATAATTTATCTTTTAGCTTATCTTGTAGGTGCTGTACCATTTGGACTTTTACTAGCTCAAATTTTTGCCAAAACAAATATCAAAAATGCAGGTAGTAAAAGCATAGGTGCTACTAATGTTTTAAGAGTAGTAAAAGAAAGTGATCCTAAGCTTGCTAAAACACTTGCTATTGCAACTATTGTTTTAGATGCACTTAAGGGGATTGTGCCTATATTAGTAGCAAAATTTTTAGGCTATGATGAAAATATCTTATGGACTATGGCGGTTTTAGCAGTATTTGGCCACTGTTTTTCTCCTTATTTAAAATTTGAAGGGGGTAAGGGGGTAGCTACTGGAGCTGGAGTTTTAGCAGTATTTTTACCTTTTGAAATTATATCTGCGGTTTTAGCTTGGCTTATTATAGGAAAGGTGTTTAAAATTTCAAGCTTGGCTTCACTTGGAGCTTTGGTTGTTTTAATCACAACTTCTTTTATATTTCATTATGATATGCCTGTGATTAATACCCATGCACCGATATTTATTATCGCTTTTATAGTTATTTATAAGCATATACCAAATATCTTAAGACTAATAGGAAAACAAGAATGCAAAGTCATATAA
- a CDS encoding Ppx/GppA phosphatase family protein, with product MAKKTAVIDLGSNSVRMVVFEKTSRYGFFICSEHKKKVRLGENAYNNNKILQEEAMLKAEKALAYFKEKALKEKCRKIIAVGTSALRDAPNAKDFIARIAKNVGLNIKCINGKTESFLGGLAALNLLSNIQNATTIDIGGGSTELCLIKEGKIIDCISLDLGTVRLKEIFYDTKRFNALDQFIQEALMQVPKRFQNDNIIAIGGSLRALSNSIMKKNSYPLKMIHNFSYSFEKEKNHIEKIQNAKNLVDFNIKKDRFDTIKEGCVIFLALAKNLKAKNIITSAVGVREGVFLSNLFQKYAKIKNDTTDFSKFNAKFPPNFNPSLKSLQDRFNIDYGDKSAYFANKLFDVLLPIHKVDIAFKKDLLNAAKLAHIGERINFYFANEHSAYMAMSGLNFGFSHKEILLIATLLKANGKKINPFAIEHVKELLPNNHILTWLNFILALAKKLAKDTDINLDFMLKNHTLYIYSDKKQIYFSKEEIKKISKPKLIILAFNQKN from the coding sequence ATGGCTAAAAAAACAGCAGTAATTGACCTTGGTTCTAATTCTGTTCGCATGGTAGTTTTTGAAAAAACCTCAAGATATGGTTTTTTTATTTGTAGCGAACATAAGAAGAAAGTAAGACTTGGAGAAAATGCCTATAATAATAATAAAATCCTCCAAGAAGAAGCTATGCTTAAAGCCGAGAAAGCTTTGGCTTACTTTAAAGAAAAAGCTTTAAAAGAAAAGTGTAGAAAAATTATTGCTGTTGGAACTTCTGCATTAAGAGATGCACCGAATGCAAAAGACTTTATTGCTAGAATAGCAAAAAATGTAGGTTTAAATATAAAATGTATTAATGGAAAAACAGAATCATTTTTAGGTGGTCTTGCTGCGCTAAATTTGTTATCAAATATTCAAAATGCCACCACCATAGACATAGGTGGAGGATCAACCGAGCTTTGCTTGATTAAAGAAGGTAAAATTATAGATTGTATTTCACTTGATCTAGGAACTGTAAGATTAAAAGAAATTTTTTATGATACTAAAAGATTTAATGCCCTAGATCAGTTTATACAAGAAGCGCTAATGCAAGTTCCAAAACGCTTTCAAAATGACAATATTATTGCCATAGGTGGCAGTTTAAGAGCATTGTCAAATTCTATAATGAAAAAAAACTCTTATCCATTAAAAATGATTCACAATTTTAGCTATAGTTTTGAGAAAGAAAAAAATCACATAGAGAAAATTCAAAATGCTAAAAATTTAGTTGATTTTAATATCAAAAAGGATCGTTTTGATACTATAAAAGAAGGTTGCGTAATCTTTTTAGCCTTAGCAAAAAACTTAAAAGCCAAAAATATCATCACCTCAGCAGTAGGTGTAAGAGAAGGTGTGTTTTTATCTAATCTTTTTCAAAAATACGCCAAGATAAAAAATGACACTACTGATTTTTCAAAATTTAATGCTAAATTTCCACCTAATTTTAATCCGAGCTTAAAATCTTTACAAGATCGTTTTAATATAGACTATGGCGATAAAAGTGCATATTTTGCAAATAAACTATTTGATGTACTTTTACCTATTCATAAAGTTGATATTGCTTTTAAAAAAGATCTTTTAAATGCTGCCAAATTAGCCCACATAGGCGAAAGAATTAATTTTTATTTTGCTAATGAGCATAGTGCCTACATGGCAATGAGTGGCTTAAATTTTGGCTTTTCACATAAGGAAATTTTACTTATTGCAACTCTTTTAAAGGCCAATGGTAAAAAAATCAATCCATTTGCTATTGAACATGTTAAAGAGTTATTACCAAACAATCATATATTAACTTGGCTTAATTTCATTCTTGCATTAGCAAAAAAGTTAGCAAAAGACACTGATATAAATCTTGATTTTATGCTAAAAAATCACACTTTGTATATTTACTCAGATAAAAAGCAAATTTATTTTTCAAAAGAAGAGATTAAAAAGATTTCAAAGCCAAAACTTATCATTTTAGCTTTTAATCAAAAAAATTAA
- a CDS encoding cytochrome-c peroxidase has protein sequence MKKISLLVASSLLVASTAFANDRALLDEAKAAGLAPLPKDQAGVEKLLKEMGIEASKFSKEKANLGKKLYFEPRLSKSGLISCNTCHNLGMGGADGIAAAVGHKWTANPHHLNSPTVYNSVLNSTQFWDGRAGTLADQAKGPIEAEPEMATPAKLAVEKISSMPEYVKEFKKVYGSSGVTFDNIADAIATFERTLLTPSKFDKFLEGDTKALSKKEKEGLKTFIDKGCTACHTGVNLGGSMQAFQVAAKYKFANVGDFKGDANGLVKTPTLRNIAETAPYFHNGAIWSLQEAIKEMGSVQLGIEISDKEAASIETFLHALTGKKPSITYPQLPKATEKTPKPEL, from the coding sequence ATGAAAAAAATTTCATTATTAGTTGCATCATCATTATTAGTTGCATCAACTGCTTTTGCTAATGATAGAGCTTTATTAGATGAAGCAAAGGCTGCGGGTTTAGCACCTTTGCCAAAGGATCAAGCGGGCGTTGAAAAACTATTAAAAGAAATGGGCATTGAAGCTAGTAAATTTTCTAAAGAAAAAGCTAATTTAGGTAAAAAGCTGTATTTTGAACCAAGACTTTCTAAAAGCGGTTTGATTTCTTGTAACACCTGTCATAACTTAGGTATGGGTGGTGCTGATGGTATCGCAGCTGCTGTAGGACACAAATGGACAGCTAATCCTCATCATTTAAATTCGCCAACAGTGTATAATTCGGTTTTAAATTCAACTCAATTTTGGGATGGTAGAGCAGGTACTTTGGCAGATCAAGCAAAAGGACCAATCGAAGCAGAGCCTGAAATGGCAACCCCAGCTAAATTAGCAGTAGAAAAAATTTCTTCTATGCCAGAATATGTAAAAGAATTTAAAAAAGTTTATGGTAGTAGTGGAGTGACTTTTGACAATATTGCAGATGCTATTGCTACATTTGAAAGAACGCTTTTAACTCCATCTAAATTTGACAAATTCTTAGAAGGTGATACAAAAGCATTAAGCAAAAAAGAAAAAGAAGGTTTGAAAACTTTCATTGATAAAGGCTGTACGGCTTGCCATACAGGAGTAAATTTAGGTGGTAGTATGCAGGCTTTCCAAGTAGCAGCTAAATATAAATTTGCAAATGTAGGAGATTTTAAAGGCGATGCAAATGGTTTGGTTAAAACTCCAACCTTAAGAAATATTGCTGAAACTGCTCCGTATTTCCACAATGGTGCTATTTGGTCTTTACAAGAAGCAATCAAAGAAATGGGTAGTGTGCAACTTGGTATAGAAATTTCTGACAAAGAAGCAGCTTCTATAGAAACTTTCTTACATGCTTTAACAGGTAAAAAACCAAGCATTACTTATCCTCAACTTCCAAAAGCAACTGAAAAAACTCCAAAACCAGAGCTTTAA
- a CDS encoding dihydroneopterin aldolase, whose amino-acid sequence MQSHIKVSLEFKCIIGLLDFERIQEQKVLIELEAKSKKFLDYAKLCTRIEKIYKNKKFKTIEESLKYICKDIKKHHKKLQFIHITCYKPDIIKNACVGASLSKKY is encoded by the coding sequence ATGCAAAGTCATATAAAAGTTAGCTTAGAATTTAAATGTATTATAGGGCTTTTGGACTTTGAAAGAATTCAAGAGCAAAAAGTCTTAATAGAATTAGAAGCTAAAAGTAAAAAATTTTTAGATTATGCAAAATTATGCACTAGAATAGAAAAAATCTATAAAAATAAAAAATTTAAAACCATAGAAGAATCTTTAAAATACATATGCAAAGATATCAAAAAACATCATAAAAAACTTCAGTTTATACATATTACCTGCTATAAACCTGATATTATTAAAAATGCATGTGTTGGAGCTAGTTTAAGCAAAAAATATTAA
- the hsrA gene encoding homeostatic response regulator transcription factor HsrA — MRILVVEDEASLNKTLSNTLNEFGYQSDTSENFKDAEYFIGIRHYDLVLSNWTIGNNDASDLINAIKQKSPRTAIVTICSKADKENEIKALKAGADDYIKKPLDFEILMARIEARLRFGGTNVIKIDDLVIDPDEEKITYQGKDIELKGKPFEVLTHLARHSDQIVSKEQLLDAIWEEPELVTPNVIEVAINQIRQKMDKPLNISTIETVRRRGYRFCFPKKTN, encoded by the coding sequence ATGCGTATTTTAGTTGTAGAAGATGAAGCATCGCTTAATAAAACCTTATCAAACACTTTAAACGAGTTTGGTTACCAAAGTGATACTTCGGAAAATTTTAAAGACGCTGAGTATTTTATAGGTATTAGACACTATGATTTAGTATTATCAAATTGGACTATAGGTAATAATGATGCAAGCGATTTGATCAATGCTATCAAACAAAAATCTCCAAGAACTGCTATAGTTACAATATGCTCAAAAGCAGACAAAGAAAATGAAATCAAAGCTTTAAAAGCCGGGGCAGATGATTATATAAAAAAACCTTTAGATTTTGAAATTTTAATGGCAAGAATTGAAGCTAGACTTAGATTTGGTGGAACTAATGTGATTAAAATCGATGATTTAGTGATTGATCCTGATGAAGAAAAAATCACTTACCAAGGAAAGGATATAGAATTAAAAGGAAAACCTTTTGAAGTTTTAACTCACCTTGCTAGACATTCTGATCAAATTGTATCAAAAGAACAGCTTTTAGATGCTATTTGGGAAGAACCTGAACTTGTAACTCCAAATGTTATAGAAGTTGCAATCAATCAAATAAGACAAAAAATGGACAAACCACTTAATATCTCTACCATAGAAACTGTACGTCGCAGAGGATATCGCTTTTGTTTTCCTAAAAAAACTAACTAA